Part of the Nakamurella alba genome is shown below.
CGGTCGGCACCGGCCTGGTGGTCGCCATCGGCCTGTCCGCGCTGCTGGCGCTGTTCGTCTCGCTCGCGGTGAACGCGAAGCCGCACGGGCTGGTCGTCGACGTGGTGGGCCCGGATGCTGCGGTCCAGCAGATCCGGGCCGGCATCTCGGCCGGCCTGGGCGAGGAGGCGATCGAGCTGGTCGCCGTCCCGGACCAGCAGCAGGCAATCGCCGACCTGCAGGATCGCACCGCGGCCGGCGCGCTGGTGATCACCGCGCAGGGCCCGCAGGTGCTGATCGCCTCCGCCGGTTCGCCGGTGATCGCCCAGCTGCTCACCTCGGCCGCCACCGAGCTGTCGGGCAGCGCGGCTGCGGTCCAGGTCACCGACGTGGTGCCGCTGCCGGCCGACGACGCCCGCGGTGCCGGGCTGGGTTCCGCTGCCTTCCCGATGATCGTCGCCGGTCTCGCGCTGGGCGCGGTCGCCGGCTTGCGGTTCCGCCGGACCGGGGACCGGCTGGTCGCCCTCGCCACCGGTGCGGTGGCGGCCGGGCTGCTCTTCTCGCTCGTCCTGCACTGGCTTGGGGTGATCGACGGCCGGTACCTCGCGAGCGCGGGCGCCTTCGCGCTGGCCGCGGTGGCCGCCGGGACGTTCGTCGCGGGGACCGTGTCGCTGCTCGGCGTCGCCGGGATGGGCGTGGCGGCCCTGGTGCTGATGATCCTGGGCAACCCGCTGTCCGGCATCGCCTCCTCGCCCGCGCTGCTGCCCTCCCCGTGGGGCGCGATCGGGCAGTACCTGCCGCCCGGCGCGGCCGGCACCCTGCTCCGGGACGCCGCGTACTTCCCCGACGCCTCGGTGTGGGGTCCGGTGCTGGTGCTGCTCGGATGGATGGTGCTCGGGGCCATCGGGCTGACGGTCGCCGCGCGGCGCTCCGACCGACGGGTGAGCGCCGCCGTTCCGGCCGCCGTCTGAGCGTGCGGCCGGGGCTGGCCGAAGCATGACACAGCCTTTACACTCCGAAGCGTCCCCGTCTCGGCACTCTGTGTAGTCGGTGGGCGGTCCACCAGCGGTGCTGCAGCAGCGCGGCTCCACTCTGCGGTGGGTCT
Proteins encoded:
- a CDS encoding ABC-2 transporter permease — translated: MSIDPEVRPEGAHEAAGRSPHGWRAAVGTGLVVAIGLSALLALFVSLAVNAKPHGLVVDVVGPDAAVQQIRAGISAGLGEEAIELVAVPDQQQAIADLQDRTAAGALVITAQGPQVLIASAGSPVIAQLLTSAATELSGSAAAVQVTDVVPLPADDARGAGLGSAAFPMIVAGLALGAVAGLRFRRTGDRLVALATGAVAAGLLFSLVLHWLGVIDGRYLASAGAFALAAVAAGTFVAGTVSLLGVAGMGVAALVLMILGNPLSGIASSPALLPSPWGAIGQYLPPGAAGTLLRDAAYFPDASVWGPVLVLLGWMVLGAIGLTVAARRSDRRVSAAVPAAV